Proteins found in one Xenopus laevis strain J_2021 chromosome 1L, Xenopus_laevis_v10.1, whole genome shotgun sequence genomic segment:
- the gtf2e1.2.L gene encoding general transcription factor IIE subunit 1: MGDQETMTEVPAALKRLAKYMVRGFYGLEYSLTLDVLIRYPCVKEDDIALLLKFEKKQLRTILNTLKSDKFVKCRMRVETGPNGKSTRHNYYYINYKVLVDVVKYKLDHIRRKIESDERDSTTRASFKCPGCLNTYSDLEVNQLFDPFTELFRCTYCNVEVEEDSSSLPKRDARTLLARFNEQIEPIFVLLQETEDIILPCELLEPQPTEIPELSGSFDQQSGSLALDLQGHQGKWANKNSMGNMYVQNVTINVRESDLKKKGKERKVKEQPVWMKNSTVHETPAEESSTSLKPEPVIEDENANLKDDTPDNEVIRTLLIHEMKSMSGPAVNSFPKSDSGSDTSESDEEKKSTKPALGESHSNAEQEEESEAVDPVVMVGGQPHVYSEVSQNPSLVSFMTEEEREAYIKVGQKMFQSVFE, from the exons ATGGGGGATCAAGAAACCATGACTGAGGTTCCCGCGGCCCTGAAGCGTCTTGCCAAGTATATGGTTCGTGGCTTTTATGGACTGGAGTACTCGCTGACCCTCGATGTTCTGATCCGATATCCGTGTGTGAAAGAGGATGACATTGCTCTGCTTCTGAAGTTTGAAAAGAAGCAACTTCGCACCATCCTTAATACCCTGAAATCAGACAAGTTCGTCAAGTGTCGCATGAGAGTGGAGACCGGCCCAAATGGCAAGAGCACCAGACATAACTATTACTACATCAATTACAAAGTTCTGGTAGACGTTGTCAAGTATAAACTGGACCACATTCGGCGTAAAATAGAGTCTGATGAAAGGGATTCCACCACCAGAGCTTCGTTTAAGTGTCCTGGATGCCTCAACACATACTCAGACCTGGAGGTTAACCAGCTCTTCGATCCATTCACAG AGCTTTTTCGCTGCACATATTGCAACGTTGAAGTCGAGGAAGACTCTTCCTCTCTGCCCAAAAGAGATGCCAGGACTTTACTAGCCCGCTTCAACGAGCAGATTGAGCCCATTTTTGTGCTGCTTCAGGAAACAGAAGATATTATCCTTCCATGTGAATTGCTTGAACCCCAGCCTACTGAGATCCCAGAGCTGTCAGGAAG CTTTGACCAGCAGTCTGGTTCACTAGCACTGGATCTTCAAGGACATCAAGGAAAGTGGGCCAACAAAAATTCTATGGGCAATATGTACGTACAGAACGTGACCATTAATGTGCGGGAATCTGACCTtaagaaaaaaggcaaagaaaggaaggTAAAGGAGCAGCCCGTGTGGATGAAGAATAGTACTGTGCATGAGACCCCGGCCGAGGAATCCAGTACTAGTTTAA AACCTGAACCTGTGATAGAGGATGAGAACGCAAACCTGAAGGATGATACCCCAGATAATGAAGTGATAAGAACTCTCCTAATCCATGAGATGAAATCTATGTCAGGACCAGCTGTCAATTCTTTTCCTAAAAGTGATTCGGGAAGTGATACCAGCGAATCAGACGAGGAGAAAAAAAGCACCAAACCAGCACTGGGCGAATCACACAGCAATGCAGAACAGGAGGAGGAGTCGGAGGCTGTGGATCCGGTGGTTATGGTCGGTGGACAGCCTCACGTCTATAGTGAAGTCAGCCAGAACCCAAGCCTTGTCTCTTTCATGACGGAGGAGGAGAGGGAAGCCTATATCAAAGTGGGACAGAAAATGTTTCAGTCTGTTTTTGAATGA